From one Catharus ustulatus isolate bCatUst1 chromosome 1, bCatUst1.pri.v2, whole genome shotgun sequence genomic stretch:
- the LOC117008356 gene encoding carbonic anhydrase 13-like isoform X2, producing the protein MLTGGPLSGTYRLRQIHFHWGSNDEAGSEHTVDGMKYAAELHVVHWNAEKYSSFVEAASQSDGLAVMAVFLKIGECNPQLNKITDRLDTIRIKGKKALFTNFDPSCLLPKSLDYWTYFGSLTVPPLLESVIWIVLREPISVCSEQLAKFRSLLSTAEDEVACCLLRNFRPPQPLRGREVRRN; encoded by the exons TGCTGACTGGGGGGCCACTCAGTGGGACCTACAGGCTGCGCCAGATTCACTTCCACTGGGGATCCAATGATGAAGCTGGCTCTGAGCACACTGTGGATGGGATGAAGTATGCAGCAGAG CTTCATGTGGTCCATTGGAATGCAGAGAAGTATTCCAGTTTTGTTGAGGCAGCTTCTCAGTCAGATGGACTTGCAGTCATGGCTGTATTTCTGAAG ATTGGTGAGTGCAACCCTCAGCTGAACAAGATTACTGACCGCTTGGACACCATCAGGATCAAG ggaaaaaaagcactatTCACAAACTTTGATCCCAGCTGTCTGCTTCCCAAGTCCCTGGACTACTGGACTTACTTTGGATCTCTCACTGTTCCACCTCTCCTTGAGAGTGTCATCTGGATTGTTCTGAGAGAGCCCATAAGTGTTTGTTCTGAACAG CTGGCCAAATTCCGCAGCctcctgagcactgcagaggaCGAGGTCGCTTGCTGCTTGCTGAGAAACTTCCGGCCTCCACAGCCTCTAAGGGGACGAGAAGTCAGAAGGAATTAA